One genomic segment of Profundibacter amoris includes these proteins:
- a CDS encoding extracellular solute-binding protein, producing MNLFKKLAVGAVTSMSLMASAAYAQVEIQWWHAMGGRLGEVVEEIAAKYNASQSEYVVVPTYKGGYEDTMTAGIAAFRAKQQPNIIQIFDAGAATIIYSKGAVVPVADLLEKYAGGFDSTDYIEGVRYFYADNEGKMIGMPFNSSTPLLYYNKDIFAKVGLDGPPATWEELEAMAPKLKEAGYQALAQSHSPWIWAENFMSRHNLPLATANNGYDSTDVKILYNTPELRMHWTKVKEWLDKGWYGYYGRGWGDNQDAFVQQKVAMWLGSSGSFGGLTKSAEFKFGAAYLPYWKSVVDEPTSTFIGGAALFAMAGKSEEENKGVADFLKFLTNPEMQYFWHRETGYVPITNAAYEMAKADGYYDTTPDAEIGILQLTQKSGEWTKGYRLGFYVQIREVMYKNFEDILSGKASVEDAFAAIEKDGNALLARFHDTYK from the coding sequence ATGAATTTATTCAAGAAACTTGCGGTCGGTGCAGTGACATCCATGTCGCTGATGGCCAGTGCCGCATATGCACAGGTCGAAATCCAGTGGTGGCACGCGATGGGCGGTCGTCTGGGCGAAGTGGTTGAAGAGATCGCGGCAAAATACAACGCGTCCCAAAGCGAATATGTTGTGGTTCCGACCTATAAGGGCGGTTACGAGGACACAATGACAGCGGGTATCGCTGCGTTCCGCGCCAAGCAGCAGCCGAATATCATCCAGATTTTCGATGCCGGTGCCGCAACCATCATCTATTCCAAGGGCGCCGTTGTTCCGGTGGCCGATCTGCTGGAAAAATATGCCGGTGGCTTTGACAGCACCGACTATATCGAAGGTGTTCGCTATTTCTATGCCGACAACGAAGGCAAGATGATCGGCATGCCGTTCAACTCCTCGACACCTCTGCTGTATTACAACAAGGATATTTTTGCCAAGGTCGGTCTGGATGGCCCGCCCGCGACCTGGGAAGAGCTGGAAGCAATGGCGCCGAAGCTGAAAGAAGCCGGATATCAGGCGCTGGCCCAAAGCCACAGCCCGTGGATCTGGGCCGAGAATTTCATGAGCCGTCACAACCTGCCATTGGCAACCGCCAACAACGGTTATGATTCAACCGATGTGAAAATCCTCTACAACACGCCTGAACTGCGCATGCACTGGACCAAGGTCAAGGAATGGCTGGACAAGGGCTGGTACGGTTACTATGGACGTGGCTGGGGCGACAATCAGGACGCATTTGTGCAGCAGAAAGTTGCAATGTGGCTGGGTTCGTCCGGCTCCTTCGGCGGTTTGACAAAAAGTGCTGAATTCAAATTCGGCGCGGCCTATCTGCCTTACTGGAAAAGTGTTGTAGACGAGCCGACATCGACCTTCATCGGGGGTGCGGCCCTGTTTGCCATGGCCGGCAAGAGCGAAGAGGAAAACAAAGGCGTTGCCGATTTCCTCAAGTTCCTGACCAATCCCGAAATGCAGTATTTCTGGCATCGTGAAACCGGCTATGTTCCGATCACAAACGCTGCTTATGAAATGGCCAAGGCTGACGGCTATTACGATACTACACCGGACGCCGAGATCGGTATTCTGCAGCTGACACAGAAAAGCGGCGAATGGACCAAGGGCTATCGTCTGGGCTTCTATGTGCAGATCCGCGAAGTTATGTATAAAAACTTCGAGGATATCCTGTCTGGCAAAGCATCGGTAGAAGATGCCTTTGCCGCAATCGAGAAAGACGGTAACGCATTGTTGGCCCGCTTCCACGATACATATAAATAA
- a CDS encoding ABC transporter permease subunit yields MKRVQFEHSPIPYLFVAPQLLIIAIFFLWPAGQAVYQSFLLEDAFGLSSQFVWFRNYSDTIFNESWLQSAWFTAIFSTLVTFLSLGLALLLAVKANEVIRGASTYKTLLMWAYAIAPPVAGLMGNLMFNPLIGDMYHFMNSFGYDFDHKLHETDAAFVVILISVWKQVSVNFIFFLSGLQGIPKSVTEAATMDCKSPTRRFWTITFPLLAPTTFFLMVTNITYAFFETFGIIDTTTQGAPGGATTTLVYKVFQDGFRGADIGGSSAQSVVLMLVVLVLTVIQFRFIERKVHY; encoded by the coding sequence ATGAAACGCGTCCAGTTTGAACACAGCCCGATCCCCTATCTGTTTGTGGCACCGCAGCTGCTGATTATTGCCATCTTTTTCCTGTGGCCTGCCGGTCAGGCCGTTTACCAGTCGTTCCTGCTTGAGGACGCTTTCGGGCTGTCCTCGCAATTTGTCTGGTTCCGCAACTATTCCGATACGATTTTCAACGAAAGCTGGCTTCAGTCCGCATGGTTCACCGCGATCTTTTCCACTCTGGTGACGTTTCTGTCGCTGGGTCTTGCCCTGTTATTGGCCGTAAAGGCGAACGAGGTAATCCGCGGTGCGAGTACCTATAAAACGTTGTTGATGTGGGCCTATGCGATTGCGCCGCCGGTGGCCGGCCTGATGGGCAATCTGATGTTCAACCCGCTGATCGGGGACATGTACCATTTCATGAACTCGTTCGGGTATGATTTCGATCACAAGCTGCATGAAACAGACGCTGCATTTGTCGTGATCCTGATTTCTGTCTGGAAACAGGTCAGCGTGAATTTCATCTTTTTCCTCTCCGGCCTTCAGGGCATCCCGAAATCCGTAACCGAAGCCGCGACGATGGATTGCAAAAGCCCGACGCGCCGGTTCTGGACCATCACCTTTCCGCTGCTGGCACCGACAACGTTTTTCCTGATGGTCACCAACATCACCTATGCGTTTTTCGAAACCTTCGGCATCATCGACACCACTACGCAGGGGGCACCGGGCGGGGCGACGACAACGCTGGTTTACAAGGTGTTTCAGGACGGCTTTCGCGGGGCGGACATCGGCGGGTCATCCGCGCAATCAGTGGTTCTGATGCTGGTGGTTCTGGTTCTGACGGTGATCCAGTTCCGGTTTATCGAGCGCAAAGTGCATTATTAG
- a CDS encoding ABC transporter permease subunit has translation MNRHTAITHFILIIGAMFMTLPVWVAFMTSTHAPETILREGLQFWPGGHFLETYNEVLFEPGGVMKKVTALGMMKNSLILGIGFSVGKVIISMFAAYAIVYFRFRMANFLFWIIFMTLLLPLEVRIIPSYKVVADLGLLDTHTGLIVPLIASATGTFFFRQFFRSVPDEILEAARLDGASAWRFFIDILVPLSKTMIAAILIIMFVVGWNQYLWPLIMTTKEENYTLVIGIKQIYQVLNEGGELPQFQKAFALTILATLPPVLVVLVFQKWFVKGLVESEK, from the coding sequence ATGAACAGACATACCGCAATCACCCATTTCATCCTGATCATCGGGGCCATGTTCATGACGCTGCCGGTCTGGGTGGCCTTCATGACATCCACCCACGCGCCGGAAACCATCCTGCGTGAAGGGCTGCAATTCTGGCCCGGCGGGCATTTTCTGGAGACCTATAACGAAGTGCTGTTCGAGCCGGGCGGCGTGATGAAAAAGGTCACAGCACTTGGCATGATGAAGAACAGCCTGATACTGGGTATCGGGTTTTCGGTGGGCAAGGTGATCATTTCGATGTTTGCCGCTTATGCCATTGTCTATTTCCGGTTCCGCATGGCGAATTTCCTGTTCTGGATCATCTTCATGACGCTGCTGCTGCCGCTCGAGGTTCGCATCATTCCGTCCTACAAGGTGGTTGCCGATCTGGGCCTGCTGGACACCCACACCGGCCTGATTGTACCGCTGATTGCCTCGGCCACGGGGACATTCTTTTTCAGGCAGTTCTTTCGCTCGGTGCCCGATGAAATCCTGGAAGCGGCGCGTCTGGACGGGGCCAGCGCATGGCGGTTCTTCATCGATATTCTGGTGCCCCTGTCGAAAACCATGATTGCGGCCATTCTGATCATCATGTTCGTGGTCGGCTGGAACCAGTATTTGTGGCCGCTGATCATGACCACCAAAGAAGAAAACTATACGCTCGTGATCGGGATCAAACAGATTTACCAGGTGTTGAACGAAGGCGGCGAGTTGCCGCAATTCCAGAAGGCATTTGCGCTGACCATTCTGGCGACATTGCCGCCGGTTCTGGTGGTGCTGGTATTTCAGAAATGGTTCGTCAAGGGCCTTGTGGAGAGTGAGAAATAA
- a CDS encoding NAD(P)H-dependent glycerol-3-phosphate dehydrogenase, whose amino-acid sequence MSISVLGAGAFGTALAISLARSGQPVILWARDADHAKMMQADRENAKRLSGHRFPDSLTVTADIEIATQAEILLLATPMQQLARFTTEHADLLANHPLVACCKGVDLQTGLGPVATLAQICPTATPAILTGPSFANDIARGLPTALTLACADDTIGAMLQTRLSTENLRLYRTTDTTGAELGGALKNVVAIACGAAMGAGLGESARAAVMTRGYAEMQRLAQDMGAKAQTLSGLSGFGDLTLTCTSEQSRNYSYGLALGQGKPFDPNITVEGAKTALAVSNLAKNRNVEMPITEVIAAVLTEKTTIQKAMEALLSRPLKKE is encoded by the coding sequence ATGAGCATTTCCGTCCTTGGCGCAGGTGCATTCGGCACCGCACTGGCAATTTCACTGGCGCGGAGTGGTCAACCCGTCATCCTGTGGGCGCGGGATGCGGACCATGCGAAAATGATGCAAGCGGACCGCGAAAATGCCAAACGCCTGTCCGGCCATCGCTTTCCCGATTCCCTGACTGTCACCGCCGATATTGAAATCGCCACACAGGCTGAAATCCTGCTGCTGGCAACCCCGATGCAACAACTGGCCCGTTTCACCACCGAACACGCTGACCTGCTGGCCAACCACCCGCTTGTCGCCTGTTGCAAGGGGGTCGATCTGCAAACCGGCCTTGGCCCCGTTGCTACGCTGGCACAAATCTGTCCCACAGCGACCCCCGCCATCCTGACCGGTCCCAGCTTTGCCAATGACATCGCCCGTGGCCTGCCCACCGCCCTGACACTGGCCTGCGCGGATGACACGATCGGCGCGATGTTGCAAACCCGACTATCCACCGAAAATCTGCGCCTGTACCGCACCACCGACACCACTGGCGCCGAACTGGGCGGGGCGTTGAAAAACGTGGTCGCCATAGCTTGCGGCGCCGCAATGGGTGCCGGACTGGGTGAAAGCGCACGCGCTGCGGTAATGACGCGCGGCTATGCGGAAATGCAGCGGCTGGCGCAGGACATGGGGGCCAAGGCGCAAACACTGTCTGGCCTGTCGGGGTTCGGAGATTTGACCCTGACCTGCACGTCCGAGCAGTCGCGAAACTATTCCTACGGGCTGGCCCTGGGGCAAGGCAAACCCTTTGACCCGAATATCACAGTCGAGGGGGCGAAAACGGCTCTGGCAGTCTCTAACCTTGCCAAAAACCGTAATGTTGAAATGCCGATCACCGAGGTGATTGCCGCCGTTCTGACCGAAAAAACCACCATCCAGAAGGCGATGGAGGCCTTGCTTTCCCGCCCGTTGAAAAAGGAGTGA
- a CDS encoding heme biosynthesis protein HemY, with product MLWSLIKILLFVAAIAGATFGAGYLMETGSSVVITVANTEFVIGPLMMVLLAVALLVGVWLLLKVMGLLIATFKFLNGDETAISRYFDRNREKRGYEALSEGMLALASGEGRVAMAKAAKAEKYLNKPELTNLLSAQAAEMTGDKRKAEEVYKRLLQDDKTRFVGVRGIMKQKLAEGDTETALLLAEKAFAIKPKHEETQDTLLRLQASKEDWGGARKTLGAKLKTGTLPRDVHRRRDAVLALSEARNALAAGDTAKANEAAIEANRLSPDLVPAAVMAASVYTEMGKLRPAARVIKKAWEANPHPDLAAAFAAIAPDETPEARLKRFRALTKLKPDHPETRMLLAELNIAAKDFPAARKALGDLVETDPTARSLTIMAAIERGEGSDDTVVRGWLTKALTASRGPQWVCDNCHSVHSEWAPVCHNCESFDSLSWVVPSEGEVAMPASTEMLPLIVGALEDKVEDPVEEPVVEAEVLSESEPAPEEPEVVADGEVVALGGDEKPVN from the coding sequence ATGCTCTGGTCCCTGATCAAAATTCTGCTTTTTGTTGCCGCGATTGCGGGGGCAACCTTTGGTGCCGGTTATCTGATGGAAACCGGGTCCAGCGTGGTGATTACCGTTGCCAACACCGAATTCGTTATCGGTCCGCTGATGATGGTGCTGCTGGCCGTGGCGCTGCTGGTCGGGGTCTGGTTGCTGCTGAAGGTCATGGGCCTGCTGATCGCCACGTTCAAATTTCTGAACGGCGATGAAACAGCGATTTCCCGCTATTTTGACCGCAACCGCGAAAAACGTGGCTACGAGGCATTGTCCGAAGGGATGCTGGCGCTGGCTTCCGGCGAAGGACGGGTTGCGATGGCCAAGGCGGCCAAGGCCGAAAAGTATCTGAACAAGCCCGAGCTGACCAATCTTCTAAGCGCGCAGGCCGCCGAAATGACCGGCGACAAACGCAAGGCCGAAGAAGTTTACAAACGCCTGTTGCAGGATGACAAAACCCGTTTCGTCGGGGTGCGCGGGATCATGAAGCAAAAACTGGCCGAGGGGGATACCGAAACCGCCCTGCTGTTGGCCGAAAAGGCCTTTGCCATCAAACCCAAGCACGAGGAAACGCAGGATACCCTGTTGCGCCTGCAAGCCAGCAAAGAGGATTGGGGCGGGGCACGCAAGACCCTTGGTGCCAAGCTGAAAACCGGCACCTTGCCGCGTGATGTGCACCGGCGGCGCGATGCGGTTCTGGCCCTGTCCGAGGCCCGCAATGCGCTGGCCGCTGGCGATACCGCCAAGGCAAACGAGGCCGCTATCGAGGCCAACCGCCTGTCGCCCGATCTGGTGCCCGCCGCTGTAATGGCCGCCAGTGTTTATACGGAAATGGGCAAACTGCGTCCTGCCGCGCGGGTGATCAAAAAGGCGTGGGAGGCAAACCCCCATCCCGATCTGGCCGCCGCTTTTGCCGCGATTGCGCCGGATGAAACGCCCGAGGCCCGTCTGAAACGGTTCCGCGCACTGACCAAGCTGAAACCGGACCACCCCGAAACCCGGATGTTGCTGGCCGAACTGAACATCGCCGCCAAGGATTTTCCCGCCGCCCGCAAGGCGCTGGGTGATCTGGTGGAGACCGATCCGACCGCGCGATCGCTAACCATTATGGCAGCGATTGAACGTGGCGAAGGGTCGGACGACACAGTTGTACGTGGCTGGCTGACCAAGGCACTGACCGCATCACGCGGGCCGCAATGGGTTTGCGACAATTGCCACAGCGTCCACAGCGAATGGGCGCCGGTTTGTCATAACTGCGAGAGTTTCGATTCCCTAAGCTGGGTGGTTCCGTCCGAGGGCGAAGTCGCGATGCCCGCCTCGACCGAAATGCTGCCGCTGATCGTTGGCGCACTAGAGGACAAGGTAGAAGACCCCGTTGAGGAGCCTGTGGTAGAAGCCGAGGTTCTGTCCGAATCCGAGCCTGCCCCGGAAGAACCCGAGGTGGTTGCCGATGGCGAGGTTGTGGCGCTGGGCGGGGATGAAAAACCTGTAAATTAG
- a CDS encoding COG4223 family protein has product MATAKKPARGNGTKGGKDAKSKDMIEDAVVVEKPAKPKKTKVEDKPAGANDTPKDDTPKSDKPKSVFMPMLLGGVLSGAIGFGAASYYFMNRPSDVEQNLAKVQATLQSQQTALKDVTTQVGGLPDAVEGAKIEASAAVAALASTTADKDKELSATLADLTSKLEDIEARLTTLEKRPVAEGGMTSEAAAAYERELQTMRDLLATQRADIEKLAAEATAKIEGVAQQAAEAEKSAEQTAKATAVKVAVAQLQSALDNGGAFEATVTNLAEAGVDVPQVLKDAAKGGVPTLLDLQETYPQAARAGLAASVKATTGEGVGDKIGAFFRSQVGARSLAPREGDDPDAVLSRAEAALGKGDIAAVVALIGALPEEGQAAMTGWVEQAETRLQAVEAVRALADSLNGN; this is encoded by the coding sequence GTGGCTACTGCAAAGAAACCGGCGCGGGGCAATGGTACCAAAGGCGGGAAAGACGCCAAATCCAAAGATATGATCGAGGATGCGGTGGTGGTAGAGAAACCGGCCAAGCCTAAGAAGACCAAGGTCGAGGACAAACCGGCGGGCGCCAACGATACGCCAAAAGATGATACACCAAAATCTGACAAGCCGAAATCGGTATTTATGCCGATGCTGTTGGGGGGTGTGTTATCCGGTGCAATCGGGTTTGGCGCGGCGAGCTATTATTTCATGAATCGCCCCTCTGATGTTGAACAGAATCTGGCCAAGGTTCAGGCGACACTGCAAAGCCAGCAAACCGCGCTAAAAGATGTGACGACGCAGGTTGGCGGTTTGCCGGATGCCGTTGAGGGCGCAAAGATCGAAGCAAGTGCGGCGGTTGCTGCGTTGGCATCGACCACCGCTGACAAGGATAAAGAGCTTTCCGCAACCTTGGCAGATTTGACCAGCAAGCTTGAAGATATAGAAGCACGGCTGACCACGCTTGAAAAACGCCCTGTAGCCGAAGGCGGCATGACAAGCGAAGCCGCTGCAGCCTACGAGCGTGAATTGCAGACCATGCGTGATTTGCTGGCGACCCAGCGTGCGGATATTGAAAAACTGGCGGCCGAAGCGACAGCGAAAATCGAAGGTGTGGCACAGCAGGCAGCCGAAGCCGAGAAAAGCGCCGAGCAAACAGCCAAAGCGACAGCCGTCAAAGTGGCCGTCGCGCAATTGCAATCGGCGCTGGACAATGGCGGTGCGTTTGAAGCCACCGTCACGAATTTGGCCGAGGCCGGTGTGGATGTTCCACAGGTGTTAAAGGACGCTGCCAAGGGTGGCGTGCCAACCCTGCTGGATTTGCAGGAAACCTACCCACAGGCCGCGCGGGCCGGTTTGGCCGCGTCAGTCAAGGCGACAACGGGCGAGGGCGTGGGCGACAAGATTGGTGCGTTTTTTCGGTCTCAGGTCGGGGCACGGTCGCTGGCACCGCGCGAAGGCGATGATCCGGATGCCGTTTTGTCCCGTGCCGAGGCGGCACTGGGCAAAGGCGATATTGCCGCTGTGGTTGCGCTGATCGGCGCCCTGCCAGAAGAAGGTCAGGCGGCGATGACCGGTTGGGTAGAACAGGCCGAAACGCGTTTGCAGGCGGTCGAGGCCGTGCGCGCGCTGGCTGACAGTTTAAACGGTAACTAA
- the ugpC gene encoding sn-glycerol-3-phosphate ABC transporter ATP-binding protein UgpC, whose protein sequence is MAGVELKGVRKVYPNGAEAIRGVDMQIADGELVVFVGPSGCGKSTLLRMVAGLETITEGEISIGDRVINDVSPSDRDVAMVFQNYALYPHMTVRGNMSYGLKNRKIPKDEIRRIVEETARMLRIDDYLDRQPNELSGGQRQRVAMGRAIVRNPKVFLFDEPLSNLDAKLRVQMRIEIKRLQRRMNVTSIYVTHDQTEAMTLADRLAVINEGRVEQMGAPMELYSNPRTLFVASFIGAPQMNLIPVRFDGTDLGDGVSRFAGFSDLPMDTDLVLGVRPDILSITADGQLDFRVDLVEQHGGENLIYGTIVGSDQGTAHGLEICLKANQQMLPKVEDTLQLGFDPTKAFVFRKDTGERLI, encoded by the coding sequence ATGGCTGGAGTTGAACTAAAGGGTGTTCGCAAGGTTTACCCGAACGGGGCCGAGGCAATCCGTGGCGTGGACATGCAGATCGCGGATGGCGAACTGGTGGTCTTCGTTGGCCCGTCCGGCTGTGGCAAGTCGACTTTGCTGCGGATGGTGGCGGGGCTGGAAACCATCACCGAAGGGGAAATCTCAATCGGGGATCGGGTGATCAACGATGTATCGCCATCGGATCGCGATGTGGCGATGGTGTTCCAGAACTACGCCCTGTATCCGCATATGACGGTTCGCGGGAACATGTCCTATGGTCTGAAAAACCGCAAAATCCCCAAGGACGAGATTAGGCGGATCGTCGAGGAAACCGCCAGGATGCTGAGGATTGACGATTATCTGGATCGTCAGCCGAACGAACTGTCCGGCGGCCAGCGCCAGCGGGTTGCGATGGGTCGGGCGATTGTGCGCAACCCCAAGGTTTTCCTGTTTGACGAACCGCTGTCCAATCTGGATGCCAAACTGCGGGTGCAGATGCGGATCGAAATCAAGCGCCTGCAACGGCGGATGAATGTCACCAGCATCTATGTGACCCACGACCAGACCGAGGCGATGACTCTGGCCGACCGTCTGGCCGTGATCAACGAGGGCCGCGTCGAGCAGATGGGCGCCCCGATGGAGCTGTACTCAAACCCCAGAACCCTGTTTGTTGCGTCCTTTATTGGCGCGCCGCAAATGAACCTGATCCCGGTCCGGTTTGACGGAACGGATCTGGGGGATGGTGTCAGCCGTTTCGCGGGCTTTTCCGATCTGCCGATGGACACCGATCTGGTGCTGGGTGTGCGGCCGGATATCCTGTCAATCACTGCCGATGGCCAACTGGATTTTCGCGTGGATCTGGTGGAACAGCACGGTGGTGAAAACCTGATTTACGGCACGATTGTCGGATCGGATCAGGGGACCGCGCACGGGTTGGAAATTTGCCTGAAGGCCAATCAGCAAATGTTGCCCAAGGTCGAGGATACGCTGCAATTGGGGTTTGACCCGACAAAGGCGTTCGTATTCCGCAAAGACACCGGTGAACGCCTGATTTAA
- a CDS encoding LysR substrate-binding domain-containing protein, translating to MSLSLRQLQAFNSVASLGSVTGAAAQLGISQPAVSRLLSSFGNSVGFTLFTRHHGRLEPTPEARYLLTEVQQVLEGLQRLETLKRDIPERAAGHLRIACLPGFATSHLPKVLSQFLESKPGVTITLEPDRPERIMEWIIGEQYDCGITDGRPRHPATESKSYGIRTVCIFPKGHPLGEKTEIWPEDIAGERLIHTRRDSAFFKSLEQAFSSRGIKIPTWIEIRQFTAACTFVSQGNGVSVISELDAVQFLDKNVDMRPFRPVVPHTLSVVRPITTSPSIITLEFIEAFVASILPYVISEQESLTI from the coding sequence GTGTCACTCAGCCTTAGACAGTTACAAGCATTCAACTCGGTTGCCAGCCTTGGCAGTGTCACCGGTGCCGCCGCACAACTGGGCATTTCCCAACCCGCCGTTAGCCGTCTGTTGTCCAGCTTCGGAAATTCTGTCGGATTCACCTTGTTCACCCGCCATCACGGCCGTCTGGAACCCACACCCGAAGCCCGCTATTTGCTGACCGAAGTGCAGCAGGTTCTGGAAGGGCTGCAACGCCTTGAAACCCTGAAGCGCGACATTCCCGAACGTGCGGCAGGCCATCTGCGCATCGCCTGCCTGCCGGGGTTCGCAACCAGCCATTTACCCAAGGTTTTATCGCAATTTCTAGAAAGCAAACCGGGGGTCACAATTACCCTTGAACCGGACCGTCCCGAGCGGATCATGGAATGGATCATCGGTGAACAATACGACTGCGGCATCACCGACGGGCGCCCCCGCCACCCCGCCACCGAAAGCAAAAGTTACGGCATACGCACGGTCTGTATTTTCCCCAAAGGCCATCCCTTGGGCGAAAAAACCGAAATCTGGCCCGAAGATATTGCCGGTGAGCGCCTTATCCATACACGCCGCGACAGCGCGTTTTTCAAATCGCTGGAACAGGCCTTTTCCAGCCGTGGCATCAAGATTCCGACATGGATCGAAATCCGCCAGTTTACAGCCGCCTGCACCTTTGTTTCCCAAGGCAACGGCGTGTCTGTGATCAGCGAACTGGATGCGGTGCAATTTCTGGACAAAAACGTCGATATGCGCCCGTTTCGCCCCGTCGTCCCGCATACCCTGTCCGTGGTCAGACCAATTACCACGTCGCCATCCATCATCACGCTGGAATTTATCGAGGCCTTTGTAGCCAGCATATTACCTTATGTAATATCCGAACAGGAATCACTTACAATATAA
- the tsaD gene encoding tRNA (adenosine(37)-N6)-threonylcarbamoyltransferase complex transferase subunit TsaD — protein sequence MTQTLTILGLESSCDDTAAAVVRQTAGDAAAILSSVVVGQVDLHAGFGGVVPEIAARAHAEKIDLCVEQALQKAALTLTDIDAIAVTSGPGLIGGVLSGVMCAKGLSAGSGKPLIGVNHLAGHALTPRLTDEAAFPYLMLLVSGGHCQFLIAKGVDDFTRLGGTIDDAPGEAFDKTAKLLGLPQPGGPAVEAEAHKGDAKRFPLPRPLLDRPGCDMSFSGLKTALLRTRDKLVAEHGGLRQQDRADLCASFQTAVSDVLAEKTRRALTLYQELNPAQPTLAVAGGVAANQQLRAVLETVCADNNTSFTAPPLALCTDNAAMIAWAGLEQFRAGHRDDLTLSARPRWPLDRTSPAMLGSGKKGAKA from the coding sequence ATGACACAAACACTTACCATTCTGGGGCTGGAAAGCAGCTGTGACGATACCGCCGCCGCCGTGGTGCGCCAAACGGCAGGGGATGCGGCCGCAATCCTGTCCTCTGTGGTGGTCGGGCAGGTTGACCTGCACGCCGGTTTCGGTGGCGTCGTGCCCGAAATTGCCGCCCGTGCGCATGCGGAAAAGATTGACCTGTGTGTTGAACAAGCCTTGCAAAAAGCGGCTCTAACACTGACGGATATCGACGCAATCGCCGTTACCTCCGGCCCCGGCCTGATTGGCGGTGTGCTGTCCGGCGTGATGTGTGCCAAGGGGTTGTCCGCCGGTTCCGGCAAGCCGCTGATCGGGGTGAACCACCTTGCCGGTCACGCCCTGACTCCGCGCCTGACAGACGAAGCCGCGTTCCCTTACTTGATGCTGTTGGTATCCGGTGGCCATTGCCAGTTTCTGATCGCCAAGGGTGTGGACGATTTCACCCGCCTTGGCGGCACCATCGATGATGCCCCCGGCGAGGCGTTTGATAAAACCGCCAAACTGCTGGGTCTGCCCCAACCCGGCGGCCCTGCGGTCGAGGCCGAGGCGCACAAGGGGGATGCAAAACGTTTCCCCTTGCCGCGCCCGCTGCTGGACCGGCCCGGCTGCGACATGTCCTTTTCCGGCCTGAAAACTGCCCTGCTGCGCACCCGCGACAAGCTGGTGGCGGAACACGGCGGCCTGCGCCAGCAGGACCGCGCCGATCTGTGCGCCAGTTTTCAAACCGCTGTTTCCGATGTTCTGGCCGAAAAAACCCGCCGTGCATTGACGCTGTATCAGGAGCTGAACCCTGCGCAGCCCACCCTGGCAGTGGCTGGAGGAGTTGCCGCAAATCAGCAACTTCGCGCCGTGTTAGAGACTGTTTGCGCCGATAACAACACCAGCTTCACCGCCCCGCCACTGGCGCTATGCACCGATAACGCCGCAATGATCGCCTGGGCAGGGCTGGAGCAATTCCGCGCGGGTCATCGTGATGATCTGACCCTGTCCGCCCGCCCCCGCTGGCCCCTTGACCGGACCAGCCCCGCCATGTTGGGATCGGGCAAGAAAGGGGCAAAGGCATGA
- a CDS encoding uroporphyrinogen-III synthase yields MLDHRPTVLLTRPQAQAERFAQALRDVPVVISPLMRIEQQPLDVDLTGYRGLVFTSENGVLACPVCTLPAYCVGDRTAQAARAAGMRAVSAKGSADDLVRLIVDRAIEGPLLHVRGEHTRGGVVGKLHALGIQVDEVVGYQQIAQPLNQQARELLGGESIVILPLFSPRTARLFVVDVGRIGAHVRVVAISDAVKAALAGSGLSDITVAKAPDAKGMIAAIQGRIDA; encoded by the coding sequence ATGCTCGATCACCGCCCCACTGTCCTATTGACCCGCCCGCAGGCACAGGCCGAACGGTTTGCGCAGGCCCTGCGGGATGTTCCGGTGGTGATTTCCCCCCTGATGCGGATTGAACAACAGCCGCTGGATGTGGACCTGACGGGGTATCGCGGGCTGGTGTTTACCTCGGAAAACGGGGTGCTGGCCTGTCCGGTTTGCACCCTGCCTGCCTATTGTGTTGGCGACAGGACAGCGCAGGCGGCGCGCGCGGCGGGGATGCGCGCGGTTTCGGCCAAGGGATCGGCGGATGATCTGGTGCGCCTGATTGTGGATCGGGCCATTGAAGGGCCGCTTCTGCATGTTCGCGGGGAACATACGCGGGGGGGTGTGGTGGGTAAATTGCACGCGCTGGGGATACAGGTGGACGAGGTTGTGGGTTACCAGCAAATAGCCCAACCGCTAAACCAACAGGCGCGGGAATTGTTAGGGGGTGAAAGCATTGTGATTCTTCCCCTTTTCTCGCCACGCACGGCCAGGCTATTTGTTGTCGATGTGGGCCGGATCGGGGCGCATGTTCGGGTTGTGGCGATAAGTGATGCCGTCAAGGCGGCTTTGGCAGGCAGCGGGCTAAGCGATATCACAGTCGCCAAAGCACCGGATGCCAAGGGAATGATTGCAGCGATACAGGGACGTATCGACGCATGA